The following coding sequences lie in one Pseudomonas monsensis genomic window:
- a CDS encoding MOSC domain-containing protein has protein sequence MLRLSALYRYPLKSGKPEILQSIGLDKLGLEGDRRWMLVDEASGRFLTQRAEAKMSQLAALWNAQGGLTLSAPGHAALEVPLPEADSDLRGVTIWRDTLRVPDAGDEAARWVSEFIGKPTRLVQVPLSRARMTQSGYGHEDDQVAFADGFPLLLIGEASLQDLVQKVGRPLEMLRFRPNLVIEGSEAFAEDGWKRIRIGDVEFRVVKPCSRCILTTIDPQTGERSADREPLATLQKYRAQADGAMFGQNLVNDSNGQLQVGMPVEILE, from the coding sequence TGCTGCGTCTGAGCGCGCTTTATCGTTACCCGTTGAAATCCGGCAAGCCCGAGATTCTGCAATCGATTGGCCTGGACAAACTGGGCCTTGAAGGTGACCGCCGCTGGATGCTGGTGGACGAGGCCAGCGGACGGTTCCTGACCCAGCGCGCCGAAGCGAAAATGAGCCAGCTGGCGGCGCTGTGGAATGCGCAGGGCGGGTTGACCCTGAGCGCTCCCGGGCACGCAGCGCTGGAGGTGCCATTGCCTGAGGCTGATTCCGACCTGCGCGGCGTGACCATCTGGCGCGATACCTTGCGCGTTCCGGATGCCGGCGACGAAGCGGCCCGCTGGGTCAGCGAGTTCATTGGCAAACCCACGCGGCTGGTGCAGGTGCCACTGAGTCGCGCTCGCATGACTCAATCCGGTTATGGCCATGAGGACGACCAGGTTGCGTTTGCCGACGGCTTCCCGTTGTTGCTGATCGGTGAGGCGTCGTTGCAGGACCTGGTACAAAAGGTTGGGCGGCCGCTGGAGATGCTGCGTTTCCGACCGAATCTGGTGATCGAGGGCAGCGAGGCGTTCGCCGAGGATGGCTGGAAGCGGATCCGTATCGGTGATGTTGAGTTCCGGGTCGTGAAGCCGTGCTCGCGGTGCATTCTGACCACCATCGATCCGCAGACCGGCGAGCGCAGTGCCGATCGCGAACCGCTGGCGACCTTGCAGAAATACCGTGCCCAGGCCGACGGCGCAATGTTCGGGCAGAATCTGGTCAACGACAGCAACGGTCAGCTGCAAGTCGGAATGCCGGTGGAGATCCTCGAGTAA